The Oceanicaulis sp. nucleotide sequence AGATTGCCGGTGCCGAACGCGGCGATGGCGGTGCACAGGGCGAACAGCCAGGCCAGCCAGATCCAGCCTTTCCCGAGCCCGTTCTTGATGTAGTACATCGGCCCGCCGACATGCTCGCCGCGATCGTCGACCTCCCGGTAGGTGACCGCCAGCACGGCCTCGGCGTATTTCGTCGCCGAACCCACCAGCGCGGTCATCCACATCCAGAACACCGCGCCCGGACCGCCCAGCGTGATCGCCGTGGCGACGCCGGCGATGTTGCCGGTGCCGATCGTGGCGGACAGCGCGGTGAACAGCGCGGCCAGCGGGCTGATCTCGCCTTCGCTCTCATCCTCCTTCTTGGGCTTGGAGAACATCATCGCGAAAGCCGCCGGCAGGCGGTAGATCGGCATGAGTTTCAGGCCGATGGTCAGATAAAGGCCGGTGCCGAACAGAAGGGCGACGAGAACCGGGCTCCAGACCCAGCCGTCGATTTGGACGAGCAGCTCTTGCAAGGCTTCCATGGCGCGCGTGGTCCCCTGAGGTCGGCCGGTTTTCCGGCCTGTTGCTTCGTTGTCGAAGAAAGGCGCGCCGCGACCTCACTCGCGGCGCGCCCGCCTTCCTCAGGACGCAGCCTAGCGCTGTGCGCCGGATTTTCAAAAGGTTTCGCCCGCAGGGGCGCGCTCAGCCCTGCGCAGGGTCGGCGTCCGGGGACGCCGCCTTAGACCCTTCGCCCCGGAAATACCGGCTGCCATGAGGCTCGGCCCTGCCCTTGGGGTCGGGATGGATCAGCACGTCGGCGGCCGGATAGGCGGCCATCACCCGGCGCTCTGCGGCGACGACGATCTCATGGGCGTCGGTCAGGCTCTGATCAGGGTCGAGATCCATGTGCATCTGGATATGGATGAACGGCCCCGAGGCGCGCGTGCGCAGCTGATGCACGCCCAGCACGGCGGGATCGTCGCCGGCCAGCGCAACGATCTTCTCCCGGTCGGCGTCGGGCAGTTCGCGGTCCATCAGGCTTTCATAGGCGTTCTTGCCCACCTCGAAGGCGGTCCAGAACAGCCACAGCGCCACGCCGAAACCCACGACCGGGTCGGCGCGCTCAAGCCCGATCGGGCCGGCCAGAACGATGCCGGCGATCACCGCCACGTTCGCGCCGAGATCGGAGAAGTAATGCGCCCGGTCGCCACTGACCGCCAGCGAGCCGGTCTTCTTGATCGCGCGGTTCTGCGCCCAGACCAGCCCGATCGTCAGCACGATCGAGAGCGCCATCACCGACAGCGCCGTGTTCGTCGCGCTGATGGGTTCGGGATCGAGGAAGCGAATCACCGCCTCGCGCATCAGAAGCCCCGCCGAAAGCGCCACCAGCATGCCCTGAAACAGGCTCGCCAGCGCTTCGGCTTTGCCGTGCCCGTAGCGATGCTCTGCGTCCGCCGGGCTCGCCGCATAGCGCACGGCGAAGAAGGTCACGAGCGAGGCGAACAGATCGAGGCCGCTGTCGGCCAGCGAGGCCAGCATCGCCACCGAACCCGACAGCGCATAGGCGATCACCTTGGCGATCACGAGCGTCAGAGCCACGCCGACCGACAGCGTCGTCACCTGTCCGGTGATCTTGCGCGCCTGGCCGGGGGGAAGCTTGCCGGGGCCGGCGTCCAGGGAATCGTGAGGCATGTGAGGCTCGCTGCGAAGAAACGTCCGCCGGGCTTGGCGAAGCGCCCGGCCCGTCGCACTGTGCCCGCGCGGGCGTGGTCAGGACAAGCGAGCGGTCATGGGCCTTGTGTATCTTCTCGTGCTCGCCCTCATCCAGGGCGTCACCGAATTCCTGCCGATCTCTTCCTCGGCGCACCTGATTCTGGCGCCGGAAATCTCCGGCGCGGCCGATCAGGGACCGCTGGTGGACGTGATGGCCCATCTGGGCACGCTGTTCGCGGTGCTGGTCTATTTCCGGCGCGACATCATCAACGTCGCCGCGGGCAAGCTCGCCTTGCTGCGCGGACGGATCACGCCGGGCGGCCGGCTGGTCCTGCTGATCGCGATCGCCACGCCCCCGGTTCTGATATTCGGCGGCGCGCTTTACGTGACCGGCCTCGCGGACGCGCTGAGAGACCCGCTGGTGATCGCCTGGGCGACGCTGATCTTCGCGGCCCCGCTCTGGCTCGCCGATCATTACGGCAGGCAGGTCGAGACCGCGGAAACCGTGAGCTACCGCTCGGCCTTCCTGATCGGCGTGGCGCAGATGTTCGCCCTCATTCCCGGCGCCAGCCGGTCGGGCGTGACCATGACCGC carries:
- a CDS encoding undecaprenyl-diphosphate phosphatase, which translates into the protein MGLVYLLVLALIQGVTEFLPISSSAHLILAPEISGAADQGPLVDVMAHLGTLFAVLVYFRRDIINVAAGKLALLRGRITPGGRLVLLIAIATPPVLIFGGALYVTGLADALRDPLVIAWATLIFAAPLWLADHYGRQVETAETVSYRSAFLIGVAQMFALIPGASRSGVTMTAARALGMTRSEAARFSMLMAIPVIGAFGLLAVIELARGADPGASLGDGLIVAVLSFFAAWAAIAVLMRVVDKVGFLPFVIYRVVLAGLLFWWVLG
- a CDS encoding cation diffusion facilitator family transporter codes for the protein MPHDSLDAGPGKLPPGQARKITGQVTTLSVGVALTLVIAKVIAYALSGSVAMLASLADSGLDLFASLVTFFAVRYAASPADAEHRYGHGKAEALASLFQGMLVALSAGLLMREAVIRFLDPEPISATNTALSVMALSIVLTIGLVWAQNRAIKKTGSLAVSGDRAHYFSDLGANVAVIAGIVLAGPIGLERADPVVGFGVALWLFWTAFEVGKNAYESLMDRELPDADREKIVALAGDDPAVLGVHQLRTRASGPFIHIQMHMDLDPDQSLTDAHEIVVAAERRVMAAYPAADVLIHPDPKGRAEPHGSRYFRGEGSKAASPDADPAQG